Proteins from one Brevibacillus humidisoli genomic window:
- a CDS encoding DUF2325 domain-containing protein, which produces MSAILVIGGDRLGNIVHVLQEKGFEQIYHVTGRKSSQTGLKIPSGVQMILVLTDFVNHNLAKTIKNQAKERQMPILFCKRSCAAIVKALQQVA; this is translated from the coding sequence ATGTCAGCCATACTCGTAATCGGTGGCGACCGGCTTGGCAATATCGTACATGTCCTGCAGGAAAAGGGATTTGAGCAGATTTACCACGTTACAGGACGAAAAAGCTCACAAACCGGCCTCAAGATTCCAAGCGGCGTCCAAATGATTCTGGTCCTTACCGATTTTGTCAATCACAATCTGGCCAAGACGATCAAGAACCAGGCGAAAGAGCGACAGATGCCGATTCTTTTTTGCAAGCGTTCCTGTGCAGCTATCGTGAAAGCCCTGCAGCAGGTAGCGTAA
- a CDS encoding IMEF encapsulin system ferritin-like cargo protein, with translation MEEFPQLRSIFERTKDGIGKFMSMLQPIIDNAQDEHTRLYYHHIYEEEEQRLDRLNELIPHLNSIISEGKAAQLSNRELSRLLSDINLERFGLHNFREHLELAMYEFTGEEDREWLSQMRDNTQADYLTVKEVMAGLTERVADVKVGNLVDHDEGHSIHQVDHLQASAGALKDTGSHSSPQQVVEVSKPGKKGLTVGSLRLT, from the coding sequence ATGGAGGAATTTCCGCAACTACGATCCATATTTGAACGGACCAAAGATGGCATCGGCAAGTTTATGTCGATGTTGCAGCCCATCATCGACAACGCGCAGGATGAGCACACCCGGCTGTACTATCACCACATCTATGAAGAAGAAGAGCAGCGACTAGACCGTTTAAATGAACTGATTCCACATCTCAATTCGATCATCAGCGAAGGCAAGGCTGCACAACTAAGCAATCGCGAGTTGTCCCGCTTACTCTCCGACATTAATCTGGAACGATTCGGCCTGCACAACTTCCGTGAACACCTGGAACTTGCCATGTACGAATTCACAGGTGAAGAAGATCGTGAATGGCTCAGTCAAATGCGCGACAATACCCAAGCTGACTATCTGACGGTAAAAGAGGTGATGGCTGGGTTGACCGAGAGAGTTGCAGATGTGAAAGTGGGCAATCTGGTTGATCACGATGAAGGACACAGTATTCATCAGGTAGACCATCTCCAGGCATCGGCTGGTGCGCTCAAAGATACCGGGAGCCATTCATCACCTCAACAGGTGGTAGAGGTATCCAAACCAGGCAAAAAAGGTTTGACCGTAGGCAGTCTGCGACTTACATAG
- a CDS encoding family 1 encapsulin nanocompartment shell protein: protein MDKLRKFPDSPLSKEEWEQLDEAVIEMARRQLVGRRFIDIYGPLGEGVQTVTNDIYEESRFGNLSLRGESLELTQPSRRVSLTIPILYKDFMLYWRDVSQARTLGMPLDLSAAVNAAAGSALMEDDLILNGSDPFELPGLMNVKGRLTHIKSDWMESGNAFADIVEARNKLLKMGHSGPYALVVSPELYSLLHRVHKGTNVLEIEHVRSLVTDGVYQSPVIKGKAGVLVATGRHNLDLAIAEDFDTAFLGDEQMNHLFRVYECVVLRIKRPSAICTLEEAEG, encoded by the coding sequence ATGGACAAGCTGCGAAAATTTCCGGACTCTCCCCTTTCCAAAGAAGAGTGGGAGCAACTGGACGAAGCTGTTATTGAAATGGCGCGCCGTCAATTGGTCGGTCGTCGTTTTATCGATATTTACGGACCACTAGGCGAGGGAGTTCAAACGGTAACAAACGATATCTACGAAGAGTCCCGCTTCGGCAACCTGAGTCTGCGCGGGGAATCGCTGGAACTGACCCAGCCGAGCCGCAGAGTCAGTCTGACGATTCCGATTCTCTACAAGGATTTTATGCTCTACTGGCGTGACGTCTCACAAGCTCGTACCTTGGGGATGCCGCTTGATCTCAGTGCAGCGGTCAACGCTGCAGCCGGCTCCGCCTTGATGGAGGATGATTTGATCCTCAACGGTTCTGATCCGTTTGAGCTGCCGGGTCTCATGAACGTCAAAGGACGGCTGACGCACATCAAAAGCGATTGGATGGAATCGGGCAACGCCTTTGCCGATATCGTGGAAGCCCGCAACAAATTGTTGAAGATGGGCCACAGCGGCCCCTATGCCTTGGTCGTATCGCCAGAGCTGTACTCGCTGCTGCACAGAGTCCACAAAGGGACCAATGTACTGGAGATCGAGCACGTGCGCAGCCTGGTCACAGACGGGGTATACCAATCACCCGTCATTAAGGGTAAGGCAGGCGTACTGGTTGCCACCGGCCGTCACAATCTCGATCTGGCCATCGCTGAAGATTTTGACACGGCCTTCCTCGGCGACGAGCAGATGAACCACCTGTTCCGTGTATACGAGTGCGTGGTTCTGCGAATTAAGCGCCCCAGTGCGATTTGTACGTTGGAGGAAGCAGAGGGCTAA
- a CDS encoding pyridoxal phosphate-dependent aminotransferase, translating to MRIRPASIMNQLPTQFFSTLVAKVNKVIAEGHDIINLGQGNPDLPTPPHIVEELQRQAADPMHHKYPPFQGRRELKEAVAHWYKQEFDVDLDPEEEVAILFGSKTGLVEICQVLLDPGDVALVPDPGYPDYWSGVAISGGRMVMMPLREENQFLPGYGELTPADLERARLMFLNYPNNPTAVTAPIQFFEETVRFARRHEIVVCHDFAYGAISYDGKKPVSFLQTPGAKEVGVEFYTLSKTYNMAGWRVGAMVGNRELVRMMNLLQDHYFVSLFGAVQMAAVRAMTDTQECVRQLVETYESRRNALFDSLRQIGWQASPSQGSFFAWLPVPDKMGSAAFADLLLEKAHVVVAPGIGFGEHGENYVRVALLTSEQRLVEAVQRIARLELFSAGR from the coding sequence ATGCGCATCAGACCCGCTTCCATCATGAATCAACTACCCACGCAATTCTTTTCTACTCTTGTGGCCAAAGTAAACAAGGTAATAGCGGAAGGGCATGACATTATCAACCTCGGGCAGGGGAATCCTGACTTGCCGACTCCCCCGCATATTGTGGAAGAATTGCAGAGACAGGCTGCCGATCCCATGCATCACAAGTATCCGCCGTTCCAGGGCAGACGGGAACTGAAAGAAGCAGTTGCCCACTGGTACAAGCAGGAATTCGATGTGGATCTCGATCCGGAAGAAGAGGTCGCCATCTTGTTTGGGAGCAAAACCGGGCTTGTCGAGATTTGTCAGGTGTTGCTTGACCCCGGTGATGTGGCATTGGTGCCCGATCCGGGATATCCAGACTACTGGTCGGGCGTGGCAATATCCGGCGGGCGCATGGTGATGATGCCGCTGCGGGAAGAGAACCAGTTTCTCCCCGGCTACGGTGAGCTGACGCCGGCAGATCTGGAGAGGGCAAGATTGATGTTCCTCAACTACCCGAACAATCCAACTGCGGTTACTGCCCCTATCCAGTTTTTCGAGGAAACAGTCCGCTTTGCACGGCGCCATGAGATCGTCGTATGTCACGATTTCGCCTATGGTGCGATCAGTTACGACGGCAAGAAGCCGGTTAGCTTTCTGCAGACCCCTGGCGCCAAAGAGGTAGGGGTGGAGTTCTACACACTGTCCAAAACTTACAACATGGCAGGATGGCGTGTCGGTGCAATGGTTGGCAACCGGGAGTTGGTTCGCATGATGAACCTGCTCCAGGATCACTATTTTGTCAGTTTGTTTGGTGCTGTACAGATGGCGGCAGTACGGGCGATGACCGATACACAGGAGTGCGTACGCCAACTGGTCGAAACCTATGAAAGTCGTCGCAATGCGTTGTTTGACAGCTTGCGACAGATCGGCTGGCAGGCGTCGCCTTCGCAAGGTTCTTTCTTTGCCTGGCTGCCGGTGCCGGACAAGATGGGGTCAGCCGCGTTTGCTGATCTGCTGCTGGAAAAGGCACACGTTGTGGTAGCACCGGGCATTGGATTCGGTGAGCATGGTGAAAACTACGTTCGGGTAGCATTGTTGACATCGGAGCAGCGATTGGTCGAGGCTGTCCAGCGAATCGCCAGATTGGAACTGTTTTCAGCAGGACGATAG
- a CDS encoding efflux RND transporter periplasmic adaptor subunit has protein sequence MRRVKQYLTSFVMLTLVLAGCSAQPTAVEEQKEEAPIPVQVESLTEGSVGVAAGLTGTLAPGKTVQVAPKVSGKIQTLNVELGQKVSQGDVLFKLDQQDLMNSVQQAEAAYKLALANFKQSDTSSAQGVEQAKNSLTQAEQALKDAKLNEQRMNQLFSQGAISQQQYEQAKSAVTNAQTAYDNAKATYDAAQKQVGIGVSQASVDQARVSLENAREQLANSTVTAPISGVVSSVSGSVGEMASPQMPVVVLVTTDPLLVKVNVSEQEITTLQVGSKVTVHLPALDKELEASVTAISPVMDQQVKGYPVEISIPNPTGELKSDMVANVQLSDGTENAKTLVVSRTAVFDQDGKRYAYIVEGDQAKQVEVTTGAESSDKIEILSGLNKGDQVVVKGQTMLKDGAKVKIQQTDK, from the coding sequence ATGAGACGTGTAAAACAATACCTGACGAGTTTTGTGATGCTGACATTGGTGTTAGCCGGCTGTAGTGCCCAACCGACTGCGGTGGAGGAACAGAAGGAAGAAGCGCCTATCCCGGTACAGGTGGAGAGTTTGACCGAAGGATCGGTTGGCGTAGCAGCAGGTTTGACAGGCACGCTTGCCCCAGGCAAGACGGTACAGGTCGCTCCTAAGGTAAGCGGCAAGATTCAAACACTCAATGTTGAACTGGGACAAAAAGTGAGCCAGGGAGATGTGCTGTTCAAGCTGGATCAACAGGACCTGATGAACAGCGTGCAGCAGGCAGAAGCGGCTTACAAGCTGGCATTGGCCAACTTCAAGCAGAGCGATACAAGTTCCGCTCAAGGGGTGGAGCAGGCTAAAAACAGCCTGACCCAGGCAGAGCAGGCGCTGAAAGACGCGAAGCTGAATGAACAACGGATGAATCAGTTATTCAGCCAGGGTGCCATCTCTCAGCAGCAATATGAGCAGGCGAAATCGGCTGTAACCAATGCGCAAACGGCCTATGACAATGCAAAAGCTACCTACGACGCAGCGCAGAAGCAAGTGGGAATCGGTGTATCCCAAGCCTCGGTTGACCAGGCTCGAGTCTCTCTGGAGAACGCTAGGGAACAACTGGCCAACTCAACGGTTACGGCTCCTATCTCTGGCGTAGTCTCATCTGTTTCAGGGTCGGTAGGAGAGATGGCCTCGCCACAGATGCCGGTAGTCGTGCTAGTTACCACTGATCCGCTGCTGGTCAAGGTGAACGTTTCCGAACAGGAGATTACAACGCTTCAGGTTGGCTCCAAGGTGACGGTTCACCTGCCGGCTTTGGATAAAGAACTGGAAGCTAGTGTAACGGCGATCAGCCCGGTGATGGATCAACAGGTCAAGGGATACCCGGTAGAAATCTCGATCCCCAATCCAACAGGTGAATTAAAGTCTGACATGGTCGCAAATGTGCAGCTGAGCGATGGCACCGAGAATGCCAAGACACTGGTTGTATCGAGAACGGCTGTGTTCGATCAGGATGGCAAGCGTTATGCGTACATTGTAGAAGGTGATCAGGCCAAGCAGGTGGAAGTAACCACTGGGGCCGAGTCAAGCGACAAGATCGAGATCCTGAGCGGCTTGAATAAAGGTGATCAAGTAGTCGTAAAAGGTCAGACGATGCTGAAGGATGGCGCCAAGGTCAAGATCCAGCAGACCGACAAGTAA
- a CDS encoding efflux RND transporter permease subunit — translation MNLSGFSIKRPVTILMVCVALILFGFVSLPRLAVELYPELNLPVAVVVTSVDGAAPAEVENLVTKPIEEAVGTTANVSKLMSNSAEGASQVIIQFDWGTDMDQALLDVRDKVDLVKGALPDSANAPRILKLDPNSMPIFTLALSGEEDIVKLKSVADDVIKPRLERVEGVASVGVSGGRDRVIEIVLDPNKTAAYGITIDQVQQALSSTNVSGTAGSVRKGDGKLNIRVEGEYGTVQAIGNTPIRVASGSIPLKNIAEINDTYKEVTQKATLDGQPSVGLNITKASGGNTVEVADEVNKALQELKAELPENMKLTTIMDASVFIKDSIYTVAEHALVGGLFSIVILLLFLNSFRSMLIVAIVIPISVITTFCLMYFTGQTINMISLGGLTLGLGSLVDFAVVILENVYRLRQEGKSMLEAAKLGSQEVGTAVMASALAQISVFLPIVFVEGLASELFGPMALAVVYSHVAALFVSLALVPMLSSRWLKRVPDESIYEAGYRGLNPIIWFNVWFSKVSRLYGRMLRWSLSHRKTVIGGTIVLFIGAIALTPMVGAEFIPGMDQGKISVSIKTPNGTVLSETEKVVQQAEAIVKEVPELEQLYISMGSSGGPAIVANAMSNQAQLELTLVDKEARTRETVDVVEDLRQQLSNIAGAEITVSEVDQSGTSSGSPVSISLRGDDLDVLKDISSVVMEEIKSVPGMRNVSSSLEETQVEYQVEIDADQASHYGLSTSQILSNVRTVFQGQTVTRYRTGEDEIDVVVKMPETFQEDISFLNQLRITTASGAQVPLSSVATITEEAVPQMISRTDQAREVSITGDTVGRDLNSITMEIRAKLDQLSLPDGYIVEMGGDAQEMAESFSSLGLAIILSIALVYMVMASQFESLFSPFIIMFSIPPTLIGVVVGLLLTGNPLSVPALIGYILLIGIVVNNAIVLIDYVNTLRKRGEERNEAILQAGPLRLRPILMTTLTTVLAIMPLAFGGGSGNESMAPMAIVVIFGLSFSTLITLFLIPVVYTLFDDWGRKIRGFRFRKRRGLKTAAEEAGPSLEGGNI, via the coding sequence ATGAATTTATCGGGATTCTCGATCAAGCGTCCCGTTACGATTTTGATGGTTTGTGTCGCGCTGATTTTGTTCGGGTTCGTCTCTCTGCCGAGATTGGCAGTTGAGCTGTATCCCGAGTTAAATCTGCCGGTCGCTGTGGTCGTAACCTCGGTTGACGGTGCAGCGCCCGCAGAGGTGGAAAACCTCGTCACCAAACCAATCGAAGAAGCAGTCGGAACAACGGCTAATGTGAGTAAACTGATGTCCAATTCGGCAGAAGGAGCCTCACAGGTGATTATCCAGTTCGACTGGGGCACTGATATGGATCAGGCACTGCTAGATGTTCGGGACAAGGTGGACCTGGTAAAAGGTGCCCTGCCGGATTCGGCCAATGCACCGCGTATTTTGAAGCTGGATCCTAACAGCATGCCTATCTTCACCCTCGCCTTGTCCGGTGAAGAAGATATCGTGAAGCTGAAATCAGTCGCCGATGACGTGATCAAGCCACGGCTGGAACGAGTGGAAGGGGTAGCATCTGTCGGTGTGTCCGGTGGACGCGACCGAGTGATTGAGATTGTGCTCGACCCCAACAAGACCGCTGCATATGGGATCACAATCGATCAGGTGCAGCAGGCTCTTTCCTCCACCAATGTTTCCGGTACGGCCGGTTCCGTACGGAAAGGCGACGGAAAACTGAACATCCGTGTGGAAGGCGAGTACGGTACAGTTCAGGCCATCGGCAATACGCCGATTCGCGTGGCCAGTGGGTCCATTCCGTTGAAAAACATCGCCGAGATCAACGATACGTATAAAGAAGTGACACAAAAGGCGACACTGGACGGCCAGCCGAGTGTCGGGCTCAACATCACCAAGGCATCCGGCGGCAACACAGTTGAAGTGGCCGATGAAGTAAATAAAGCCCTTCAGGAACTGAAGGCAGAATTGCCTGAGAACATGAAACTGACAACGATTATGGATGCGTCCGTATTTATCAAAGATTCGATCTATACGGTTGCCGAGCATGCACTGGTTGGTGGTTTGTTCTCCATTGTGATCCTGCTTCTGTTCTTGAACAGCTTCCGTTCTATGTTGATCGTCGCGATCGTCATTCCGATCTCGGTGATTACCACCTTCTGTCTGATGTACTTTACCGGACAAACGATCAACATGATCTCGCTGGGCGGATTAACCTTGGGACTGGGGTCTCTGGTCGATTTTGCGGTCGTTATCCTAGAAAACGTCTACCGCCTACGACAAGAAGGAAAAAGTATGCTGGAAGCGGCCAAGTTGGGCTCGCAAGAAGTAGGTACGGCTGTCATGGCTTCTGCTCTCGCGCAAATCTCCGTCTTCCTGCCGATTGTTTTCGTCGAAGGATTGGCCTCCGAACTGTTTGGTCCCATGGCACTGGCCGTTGTCTACTCGCACGTAGCAGCGCTGTTTGTCTCGCTGGCCTTGGTTCCGATGCTCAGTTCTCGTTGGCTCAAGCGGGTTCCGGATGAATCGATCTACGAAGCAGGCTACCGCGGCCTCAATCCGATCATCTGGTTTAACGTGTGGTTTAGCAAAGTGAGCCGACTCTACGGCCGGATGCTTCGCTGGTCGCTTTCCCACCGGAAAACGGTCATCGGTGGGACGATCGTATTGTTTATCGGAGCCATTGCATTGACTCCGATGGTAGGAGCCGAGTTTATTCCGGGGATGGACCAGGGCAAGATATCGGTTTCGATCAAAACGCCAAACGGTACGGTGCTCTCCGAGACGGAAAAAGTGGTGCAGCAAGCAGAAGCGATTGTTAAAGAAGTGCCGGAGCTTGAGCAGTTGTACATCTCGATGGGCAGCAGCGGTGGTCCTGCGATCGTTGCCAATGCGATGAGCAACCAGGCACAGTTGGAGCTGACGCTTGTCGACAAAGAGGCCCGTACGCGAGAGACGGTTGACGTAGTGGAAGATCTGCGGCAACAGCTGTCCAACATAGCGGGTGCTGAGATCACCGTATCAGAAGTGGATCAATCGGGTACGTCATCTGGCTCACCGGTGAGCATCAGTTTGCGTGGTGATGATCTGGACGTCCTGAAGGATATCAGCAGCGTCGTGATGGAAGAGATAAAAAGTGTGCCTGGGATGCGCAACGTATCATCCTCATTGGAAGAAACCCAGGTGGAATACCAGGTTGAAATCGATGCAGACCAAGCTAGTCATTATGGTTTGAGCACGTCGCAGATCCTCTCCAACGTGCGAACGGTATTCCAGGGACAGACGGTCACCCGCTATCGCACAGGTGAAGATGAGATTGACGTGGTTGTCAAGATGCCAGAGACGTTCCAGGAAGATATCAGCTTCCTCAATCAACTGCGTATCACCACGGCGAGCGGAGCGCAGGTCCCTCTCTCCTCTGTTGCCACGATTACGGAAGAGGCTGTACCGCAGATGATCAGCCGTACCGATCAGGCTCGGGAAGTAAGTATTACCGGAGATACTGTCGGACGGGATCTGAATTCGATCACGATGGAAATCAGGGCGAAACTGGATCAGCTTTCTTTGCCTGATGGCTACATCGTAGAAATGGGCGGGGATGCTCAAGAGATGGCTGAATCCTTTAGCAGCCTTGGACTGGCGATCATCTTGTCAATCGCTCTGGTCTACATGGTGATGGCCAGCCAGTTTGAATCCCTGTTCAGTCCGTTCATCATCATGTTCTCCATTCCGCCAACCTTGATTGGCGTCGTGGTCGGGCTGTTGTTGACCGGAAACCCGCTAAGTGTGCCAGCTTTGATCGGGTATATTCTATTGATCGGGATTGTCGTGAACAACGCGATCGTGTTGATTGACTACGTGAACACGCTTCGAAAACGGGGAGAAGAGAGAAACGAGGCCATTCTCCAAGCAGGGCCGCTGCGTCTGCGTCCAATCTTGATGACAACATTGACGACAGTACTTGCCATCATGCCGCTCGCGTTTGGCGGCGGTTCGGGGAATGAGTCGATGGCTCCTATGGCGATCGTCGTCATTTTCGGTCTCAGCTTTTCCACATTGATCACACTGTTCTTGATCCCGGTCGTCTACACCTTGTTTGACGATTGGGGACGCAAGATTCGTGGGTTCCGCTTTCGCAAGCGCCGGGGCCTGAAAACAGCCGCCGAAGAAGCCGGACCGAGTCTGGAAGGAGGAAACATATGA
- a CDS encoding MarR family winged helix-turn-helix transcriptional regulator — protein sequence MDHLERLSDLLVQTNELFYDIFSEVVGRYGISYAEVFVLKHIMESPRTIGELSKLSGFPYSTISGVVDRLEKDAYVVRQKDQNDRRVVWVCLAGDLEQLEQRLPFMSKTYLGELFAGMTKEEVEQICQSFMLVNRYLQEKLAAQAERERK from the coding sequence TTGGATCATCTAGAGCGATTGTCCGATCTACTGGTGCAGACGAACGAATTGTTTTATGACATCTTTTCGGAGGTGGTCGGACGATACGGCATTTCATACGCAGAAGTATTTGTCTTGAAGCACATCATGGAATCGCCGAGAACAATAGGGGAACTAAGCAAGCTGTCCGGCTTTCCGTACAGCACGATCTCAGGAGTGGTCGACCGTTTGGAGAAAGACGCATACGTCGTCCGGCAAAAAGATCAGAACGATCGGCGTGTGGTTTGGGTCTGCCTGGCAGGCGATTTGGAGCAGTTGGAACAGCGTCTCCCGTTTATGAGCAAAACCTATTTGGGCGAACTGTTTGCCGGAATGACGAAAGAGGAAGTGGAGCAGATATGCCAATCTTTCATGCTGGTCAACAGGTACCTACAGGAAAAGCTGGCAGCACAAGCAGAAAGAGAGAGGAAGTGA
- the moaC gene encoding cyclic pyranopterin monophosphate synthase MoaC gives MGHDQLTHFNEQMRAKMVDISDKETTKRVAVACSQVKMTPQTLQRIRDGRIDKGDVLAVAQVAGIMAAKKTWEIIPMCHPLPLSGIDIRFSFESDDTLAVEVEVKTTGRTGVEMEALTAASVTVLTVYDMCKAMDKEMVLGPTYLQSKTGGKSGEFVRSDQPGKTVSE, from the coding sequence ATGGGGCACGATCAACTGACACATTTTAATGAACAAATGCGGGCCAAGATGGTTGACATATCTGATAAAGAAACGACGAAGCGGGTCGCTGTTGCCTGCAGTCAAGTAAAAATGACGCCACAGACGCTGCAGCGAATTCGCGATGGACGGATTGACAAGGGTGACGTGTTGGCAGTGGCTCAGGTAGCCGGGATCATGGCAGCCAAAAAAACGTGGGAGATCATCCCGATGTGTCACCCACTGCCGCTCTCAGGCATCGACATCCGCTTCTCCTTTGAGAGTGACGATACGCTCGCCGTCGAAGTAGAGGTAAAGACGACCGGCAGGACAGGGGTAGAGATGGAAGCGTTGACGGCGGCCAGCGTGACAGTGCTGACGGTGTACGACATGTGCAAAGCGATGGATAAAGAAATGGTACTGGGGCCGACCTACTTGCAGTCCAAGACAGGCGGGAAGAGCGGCGAATTCGTCCGATCCGATCAGCCTGGAAAAACGGTATCAGAATAA
- a CDS encoding ThiF family adenylyltransferase, translated as MDMRYSRQVLFAPIGRDGQEKLAASRVAIVGMGALGTVLANHMVRAGIGFVRLIDRDFVEPSNLQRQMLYDETDAEQHLPKAMAAYDKLRRINSQVMLEPVVADLTPFNAERCLADVDLVLDATDNFQVRYLINDLCVKHSIPWVYGGAVSAKGMFTAIRPGLTPCLRCLFPEAPKPGDTPTCDTAGVIGPIIHVIASYQATEALKLLVGAIDALNPHLEHFDLWQNQHQQIRVSSARRIDCPTCVQHQFDYLEPVSQEGLAASLCGRNTIQISPAADMQLDLKTLQDRLAPLGEVERNPFLIRFHIDDHTLVVFPDGRVLVQGTDDPVLARSLHARYIGA; from the coding sequence GTGGATATGCGTTATTCCCGACAGGTTTTGTTTGCCCCGATCGGTCGGGATGGTCAGGAAAAACTGGCCGCAAGCCGAGTGGCGATCGTTGGCATGGGAGCACTCGGGACCGTTTTGGCCAATCACATGGTACGCGCTGGAATCGGCTTTGTCCGGCTGATCGACCGCGATTTTGTCGAACCAAGCAACCTGCAGCGACAGATGCTCTATGACGAGACCGATGCCGAACAACATCTGCCGAAGGCGATGGCAGCTTACGACAAGCTGCGGCGGATCAACTCCCAGGTAATGTTGGAGCCTGTTGTGGCCGACCTGACGCCGTTCAACGCCGAACGCTGCCTGGCCGATGTCGATCTCGTCCTCGATGCGACAGACAACTTTCAGGTTCGCTATCTGATCAATGATCTCTGCGTGAAACACTCCATCCCCTGGGTGTACGGGGGAGCAGTCAGTGCCAAAGGCATGTTCACGGCGATCCGCCCAGGCCTCACTCCTTGTCTGCGGTGCCTGTTTCCGGAGGCGCCCAAACCGGGTGACACGCCCACATGCGATACCGCCGGGGTGATCGGCCCAATCATCCATGTCATCGCCTCCTATCAAGCGACAGAAGCACTCAAGCTGTTGGTCGGTGCAATAGATGCCCTCAATCCACATCTGGAACACTTTGATCTATGGCAGAATCAGCATCAACAGATTCGGGTCTCCTCCGCGCGACGGATCGACTGTCCCACCTGTGTCCAGCATCAGTTCGATTACCTTGAACCAGTGTCACAAGAGGGACTGGCTGCCTCGCTCTGCGGACGCAACACCATCCAGATCAGTCCGGCTGCCGATATGCAGCTTGACCTGAAGACCTTGCAAGATCGTCTCGCTCCATTGGGCGAGGTGGAACGAAATCCGTTTCTGATCCGCTTCCATATTGATGATCATACACTGGTTGTATTTCCTGATGGTCGTGTGCTGGTTCAGGGGACGGATGACCCCGTACTGGCCCGTTCTCTGCACGCCAGGTATATTGGAGCTTGA